The region ATCTGgctctccatccctgcctgtGGCCCGGACACAAGGGAGGGCTTTGGCGTCCTTCCCGGGCAGCACTGCTCTGCCTCTGAAATCTGGTTGAGGAGATAGTGGAGGTGAAAGGGCGCTTGGCGCTCATCCGCAGGCTTGGGTCAATCGTTAATCAGAGATGAATTGCTTTCCACTCTTGCAGGTAACCTCTCCTCCTGGCTCCCACCCACGTGCCGGTGCCCATGCAAAACCAGCGGACCCGGGAGTGGGGTGGAGCTGTGGCACAGCAAGCGGAGCCTCCAGCAGGCCCATGGGAAGGTAAGTGCATGTAAGCAATTTGCTAGTGAGCCGGGTGAGAAGCTGCAAGCTCGAGGGGGTGGCAGCCAGCCTCCACCATGGTGTCCGTggggctccagctcctgggctacaccttggccttcctgggCTACATCGGCACACTGACCACCACGCTGCTGCCCAGCTGGAAGATCAGCTCCTACGTCGGCTCCAGTATCGTGACAGCTGTGAGCTTTACCAAGGGGCTGTGGATGGAGTGTGCCACATACAGCACGGGCATCACCCAGTGCGACATCTACAGCTCCCTGCTCAACCTGCCTGCCGACATCCAGGCAGCCCAAGCCCTGATGGTGAGCTCCTGCGCCGTCTCCTCCCTCGCCAGCCTCCTCACTGTCGTGGGCATGAGGTGCACCATCTTCAACCAAGGCTCACCAGGCAAGGACCGAGTGGCAGTGGGGGGCGGCGTGGTCTTCATCCTTGGGGGCCTGCTCTGCTTCATCCCGCTGGTGTGGAACATCCATGTGGTGCTGCGGGATTTCCACAACCCCACCATCCCTGACAGCATGAAGTTCGAGCTCGGGGAGGCACTTTACCTGGGCATCATCTCCTCCCTCCTGTCCTTCATCGGCGGCTTCATCCTCTGCACCTCTTGCCCTGCCCGAGACCCAGCGGCCACCTATGGAAGCACCTACCAGCCCCGGCTGCTGGCGGGCAAGAGCCCCCAGCCCTCGGTCAGCCAGATGAAGAAGACCAAGAGTGAGATGAACTCCTACAACCTGACAGGATACGTGTAGTAGCTGCATGTAGGAACTAGGCTGGCACCCTCCAAGCTCCCCAAAGCATCTGGGCCAGCACCGAGGGAGTGTGGTGAGAGGACACGGCGGCATCTCCTGTGATCAACCCTCTTGCTCACATGCTTAGGGGGGTTGACCCCACTCTCTCCCTGGGGATCCTGAGAGCTTTGTGACTGTGACTGCTTGGACATGCCAGCTGGTGGCTTACATCAGTGAAGGACCTCAAATCCGGCTTCTGTTCCCTCTTCCATGCTGCCAGCCTGTAGGCAGCCCCTGGCACAGCAGGACCCCAGCCCACAACCCCACTGAGCCTGCCTGGATGGGGATGGGTGAGCTTGTTCCCCCAGAGAACTGCTTGCTGGCCATGGAGTCATCACAACCAGGTCAGGGTGTCTGCATGGGTCCAGAGTCGCTTTGCGGGGAGGAGTTTCAGTGCTGGTTGCAAAGTGATGTTGCAATAAATCTGTCTTTCTACCCGGGCTATGGCTGAGCTTTCCTTCAGCACAGGGGCTTGTGGTGGGAGCCATGGTTGCCTGCATGGCAATTCCATGGTACAGAGGGCTCTCCCCACTCCATAGCTTTGCCACCCAGGAGCCTACACAGTTGAGAGCACTGCTGGGGGTAGCATGTCACTCCCTGTGCTGTTTGTTCCTAGGCACCGCACCAGGGGGTTGCCATGAAGCACCACTGCAAGGGTGCCAGCAGAGGCAAGCACGGCTCCCTGGGGGCAAAAGGCAGGGAATGTCACCCCCCAACCCTGACTGCTTCTAAGGGTGCAGATATCACTGGGGCTGGGGTGCTCACAGGGCAATTCACTGGGGTGAGAGCTCTGGCATCGCCACATCTCCACCCCAGGATGCTGTGACCATTGGCACCCAGGAGGCATTATGGTCCCATGCACCCAAGGCAGCCACTGGCCACGACGGAGGCTGAGGACCTCAACACAGCTACAGAGGGGTCTTTCAGGGAGGTCCAGAGCCCGGGGGTCCTTGCAGAGGCTGTTTTGAGGTGAAAAGCACCAACAAGACCATCAATAAGCCGCAAAGAAtggtcagacaagggctgagaccAGTCCATGAGACCCTTTGTCAGCGGAGGGATCTGCTGCGTGATTGCAGccctgcacagcagcaggagTGTGAGAGCTCACACAGGCTGCCAGTGGCTCTGGGGAATGCTGTGTACGTGCCAGGAGAGGAGGCACAGCCAGCCCCAGCCTCACAGCCCACCGAGGAGCAGGTACATTAACTACCATGCCCTTCCGATGTCTCACCTCTAGAGGCAAAATAACCCCGGTGCTGCTGTGCCACAGCACAGGGCTGCCAGGGGACCCCCTTGCCCTGGCTCCCTGTCCCCCAGGGAGCAGGAAGCTTTGGTCTACCTGCTGGCCCCTCATAAAGCAATTTAGATTAGGTCCCAGAGGGAGGGGGCCATGTTCCCCTCTCAGACGTCACCACTGTTAACCTTGCACCAGTGAAATCGTGTTTGCTGTGGGGTTAACACACTCCTGATAACAGTGAGTCATGCTTTCTCCCCTCCTCAGTGAGCAAGGGGCCACCCACGGACCCATCCCCAGGGTGATGCTAGCTGGAGGGGACCAAGGTGAGTTTCAAGGCAAAGACCAGTCACCCTCATTCCATGCCAAGGTAAAAAGTGATTCCTCGTCCCCAGGCTGGCTGAGTTACTTATTGCTGCCCTGGGTGCAGAAGATGGAAAGAGCAGCCccccaggagatgctgcaaGTTCACTTAAGTCCTTCAGCcataaattatttgtttctggGCAGCTGACACAGAAGGGGGCGAGAAAACAGTTGGTACGAGAAAGAAATCCTGCCTCTGAAGAGGAGGAATTCCTGGGCACCATGTCCTCACCCCCCGCCTCCCACCCTAGGCTGTGGGGCCAGACAGCAGTGCCAGTGTCTGCAGGCAGGGGCCCCGCTAATTAAACAAAGGGGCATTTGAAACGCTCAATTCAGACTTTCATTGCTGCTGGGTATATTAACGCCTTAATTCAAGCAGCAAAAGGGAAGATTTCTGGTTTTAGAAGAGTCAGTTTTTGCAGTTTCCCCCTGAAGGAGAAAGGGATCCAGCCCAGGTGAGGGCAGGCAGAGCGAGGAGCTCAGGTACAGAAACATCCATGGTTTGGACAAATAAGCGCAGGTCAGAGGCACTGCAAGCAGCCTCAACATCCCCAACAGCTCCTTGGGTTTCTTTCTCACCTGTGCAATGCCAGATCCCCTTTCTGTGGGTGCAGCTTCACCAGCTTCAGCTGACAAGCATCACACTGACAAGGGGGCAAGCCtttccccagccccctgtgctTCTGGCCTTGCCAAGAAGGAGCCTCTGCATCAAGCATGGGTGGGCTCAGGGAGGGGAAGGCTTCTCCCCTCCAGCTTCCCTGACCTTTAACTCGAACGCACCCAAATAGATGAAACTTGGCTGCAAGGCAAGGCGGGTTGAAAAGGATTTTCCACTTCCTCACCAGCAAGAGTGGaggacagggaagggaaggacaCTGAGTGCACAGATGTGGTGGCTGTGGTTATCTCTGCTTCGTGCAATACCCACATTCCCCGTTTTCGATAAGTCAGGTCCTAGAGGGCaggttggatgcagcccagctCAGAGCCAGAGAGGACAGGAGCCTAGATTGCCCTGGGGAGCCAGCTTCACCAATGAAAAGCATGACTGAAGGATGGAGCTGAGCCAGACTATGTGGTGCAGAGCCAGCTCCTTGGTCACCCCTTACCCCTCAGTAGCTCAGCAGGAAAAGCTGAGGGTGCTCCAAGTTTTCCCACAGAGGAAGCATGGCCCCAGCTCAGGGCAGGAGGGGGATACAAGAGGGACAGGCAGCCGaggggggaaagaggaggagtgGGAAGAGGGTTGGGTGGAGAATGGCTCCCTCTTCCAAGCACCCCAGCTGGAGCCCTTGCCTCGCAGGATTGCATGGTGGAGCAAGCAGCCTTGCAGCTCCACACTGGAGGGCCAGGCTGCAATGGCTAATCCTTGATCATAAGGAATTGagcccttcctctcctcttcttcctcgaAATGGTGCCTCAGATGAAGAAAGGAGGCAATAAAATACTAGCATGCCTTTATATTCAAAAGCAGTAGAGTCGCTATAAAACCTCAGGACATGTAAACCCACAGCTGGACCAGTCCAGGGGCTGCAACCTCATTGAATGGTCATGAGAGATGTGTGAAAAGTACCAAAGACTTCTGAAGAGGGAATGACACATGTCACCAAGACCTTTCAAGCCAGCCCTTGCCCATTGGGCACCCCCACCAATACCAGAACCAAAGCACCCTCCTGCTTCCCTGGCCAAGCAGCACCTGGCCACTGCTCTGCACCAGCAGAGCCTCTTGCCACGCAGAACACTGTGTAGGGATACCCGGGGGCTGAAAGGACACAAGTTTGTCCCAGACCCAGCCAGATTCCGCACCTTCTGCCTCCCTGGAgccctccaggaaagcagagcttAGCTCCTTCTGGCATCTCCaacctccctctccttcctgccTAGCAGAGCTGATCTGAAGCAGTAGAAAATAATCCATGCAAGCTCTCTGAGGAGTATCAGGCCAGGTGCTGGGAGAGTCCGTCACTGCCCGCATCCTccaggaaggagggggaagaaaatttGAGCCAAGTTCCTGATGGGCAGAGGCACTTGGAAAGGGCCTCCACATTCTTCCACCCTCCTACACCCTCCTCCCAGTCCTGTACTGGAGCCTCCCAGCCCCTTGGCAAGCCAGGGCTAGCGTTGAAGAGGACAAACCGTTCCTACCCATGGAGTTACAGCAGctttttcagaagcagcagaggatgcACTGTAGAGAGCAGCTGCTCTCAGGCACTTCAAATCCTGATTCCTGGGCTGGGCTAAGCAACAGCCCAAATCATGGACTGTGCTGGTGGGAATGGGAAATGTAGTCCCCGTCCCAGCCATGCCCCAGGTCCCACCTGATGCCCTGGTTAGTGGAGATGCTCAAGCTCAGGAAACAGCCTTATGGTTTCACCTCAGGACATCTATGATGCTCGGATGGCAATTGCACTAACGCTTCACCTCCAAAGGCTTCCTGCCCTCCTGAAGCCCTGGGGATGGCCCCATCTGGAGTCACACAGCCAGGACACTGCTGTGAGACAGTTGGTGCCTGGCTCCTCTCATTTTAATGGGAGACATTGCAATGCAGGAGAGCGGTAGTGAGAAATCTGTTCCTCTTCATAAAACACCTTTCAGAAAACACTCCTGACTCTCCATAGCCTCCTGGAAGTGACCTCCTTAAAGGTGCTTTAAAGGATCTTTTAGTCTTTTATAAGAGATACGAGGGAAACAGGGCGGAATGAACTCTGTGACGCTGCAGAGGACAGAGACCTTTGGGTGCACCAGAGGAGATTGCTAGAAAGCACCTTCCTGGCTGAGTTTGAACAACCGCTCAGAAATCTATCAGAGGAGTAATAAAAACTGTTTATCTCTGCAAGCCATGATACTCGTGAAGAGGACGCAGAGCTTTGATCTTACAGGCACCACATTAACATCATAATCAGAATTTCCCATAATTTGAGTCTAATCAGAGGAGCTTCAGGTTAGTGATCTCAGCAAATCTAGCATACGTGCAATCTGtagcagcaggagcaggcttTATCAGTAGCACCTACACCGATTCAGCGAGCAAAATTAGCTTTATCAGCAAGACAAACTTTTATAGTAGTATAAACATAAACTCTCTCAGTGATTTTACAGAAATGTCAGTGCAAACAGATTCCATCTCTAGCCAAAATCTGCCCTGGAGAACTGAAGATAAATTATCCCACACTTTCAACATTTCCCCTGCCAATTGATGGTTAAATCACACT is a window of Phaenicophaeus curvirostris isolate KB17595 chromosome 13, BPBGC_Pcur_1.0, whole genome shotgun sequence DNA encoding:
- the CLDN2 gene encoding claudin-2, which codes for MVSVGLQLLGYTLAFLGYIGTLTTTLLPSWKISSYVGSSIVTAVSFTKGLWMECATYSTGITQCDIYSSLLNLPADIQAAQALMVSSCAVSSLASLLTVVGMRCTIFNQGSPGKDRVAVGGGVVFILGGLLCFIPLVWNIHVVLRDFHNPTIPDSMKFELGEALYLGIISSLLSFIGGFILCTSCPARDPAATYGSTYQPRLLAGKSPQPSVSQMKKTKSEMNSYNLTGYV